The genomic stretch CTGCTATCAAGATCCCCGCTCCCACAGAGCTACCAACTGAAGATCCCGCCGATTCCCCTGACGGTACGGCAGGTGCTGATGGCACCGGGGCGGGCGGTTCGGGCTCTTCCGGTGCTGGTGGCGCTGCTACAGGAGGCAGCTCTGGTGGCAGTGGCGGTTCCAGTGGCGGAGCAGGAGGTAGTGGCGGGTCCGGAGGTGGCTCCGGGCAGGCTCCTAAACCGCAGCATGTTGCTCCCGCTCCTCAACCTCGGCAGGCCGCACCGGCGCCGAAGGTTTACGAGGCAGATTCGGCAGACTCCGTGTCTGCGCCCTCTGCCGACTCATAACCGACTCATAAATCGATTCATCAAGCTTGCCGCACATCGCGGGAGCCTCGCTCTTAAACCTGTGAGGGCGTCCTCCCCTGCGCTTTTACAGGTAGTTTTTGCGTAGCTCTTCCGCGCTGTGCGGCGACAAATCAGTAAGGCTGACGTCGAACAGCGTGATCGCCCCGGTTTCTCCCCGCGCGGATTTGCGTGCCACGGCGCGCGCTGCGGCGACAAGCACTGACCCGGTGAACTCCGGGTTGGACCCCAAGTCGAGTTGGAAGGTCACCGAGCTGGTGGTGCCCTCGCTCGTCTGCCCTGCCCGAATAACTTGGCCGCCGTGCGGGATTCCGGCGTGGTCACGCGCAAGTTCGCCTGCTGACACGAAGTTGACCGTGGTGTCGTAGTCCGCGAAATAGTTCGGCATGGTCACGATCTGCCGCTCAATCTCGGCTTGGTCTGCGCCTTCTTCAGCGACGACGTAGCACACCCGCTTGTGCATTGTCCGCGGGGTGAGCTCGACGTCGCGCCCCTCCTTAACGGCCTGCACGGTCTCTTCGACGGGTACCGTGTACTGTTTGGCGTCGGCGACGCCGTCGATCCTGCGGATCGCGTCCGAATGGCCTTGGGATACGCCCGGCCCCCAGAACGTGGCGGTTGAGCCGGTGGGGAGCACGGATTCGCCGAGTACGCGCAGCATTGAGAACAGGCCGGGGTCCCATCCGGCGGAGATCAGCGCGAGCGTGCCTGCCTCCTTCGCGGCCGCGTCGAGTGCGGCGAAGTGTTCGGGAATCTTCGCGTGCGTATCAAAGGAATCGACGGTGTCGAACATGCGCGCCACCTGCGGGCCCTGCGTGCCCAGGTCCGACGCCGATCCCCCACAGTTGAGCACGACGTCCACCTTGCCCACGTAGTCGGCCATGTCGGACACGTGTGCGACTGGCGCACCCTGCGTGACGAGCGAGCCCGGATCGCGCCGGGTAAACACGGCCACACACTCCATGTCCGTGGTGTGGCTGAGCGCGATTTCGGCGCCCCGGCCAAGGTTTCCATATCCGTTAATCGCCACGCGAATCATGAGCTCTCCTTCGCTGATCTTTCCCGTTGGTCTGTTCCACAGTCTAATCCTGCCATGGCCCTCCGACATCGCCGCCCGCATCCCGTCCTCCGCACACTGTGAGCCCTGGCTGCGGACCTCGCCTCGCCGATAACCTCCGCGCGAGCCCCGCCTGCCAGTTTTACAGATGCCAAACACAAGGTAAACACTGACCAACAATTCACCTCAGCATTTTGGTGGCAGGATCTGCGGGGATTAGCCTTACTTATAGAGGAGGAAAAATGCTCATAATTAAGAATCTCTTCAGAATAGTTTTAGCGTCTGCGCTGGTGATTACCTTGAGCGCATGTGGCGGAAGCGAAGACAGCCAAGGTGGAGACCGCCAAGAGAAAACAAGTGTTTCTTCCGGCGAGGCCAATGAGGACTACTTTCTGTGGGAAGATGACAACATTCTCGCCTTGAAGAAAGACGAGGCTCCTACATCCGGAACCTTGGTCATTCCCAAAAGAGCCAAAGGAATAACGGGGCCGCTATTGCAAGACAGCCAAATAGACACCGTTGTTTTTGAGAGCGACGAGGATATTGAACTATATCAAGCTTTTTATGGGGCGCCGAACCTTAAGCACGTTGAGCTACCTAGCGGCTTGACTGAAATAGGCGATTACTCCTTTGCCAGTACGGAAAGTCTGGAAGAAATAACAATTCCTGAGAACGTCAAAGTTATTGGACAGTCAGCGTTTTCACACTGCAAAGGCTTAAAGAAGGTGACAATGGGTAATAGCGTCACTGAGATCAAAAACACGGCTTTTATCAATACCCCGCAGCTCACCGAATTGACGCTCAGCGAAAACGTTGAGTCAATTGGATCGGAAGCGTTTTACTTAACTGGGTTGACTGAGTTCACGATTCCTAAAGCCATTAAAACGATCGGATATAACGGCCTATATAGCGAGAGTTTTGAATCTTTCTATTTCCCAGAAGAAGCTGAACCTGAAGAGATAGAAGATGGTGCTTTGTTCTTGCTGGGTGTCGATGTTCACGTGGTTAAAGGTTCATACATGGACACCCATTATGAAGACCTTATTCACGGCGGAAATAAGGTAGTCGACTAACCACTATTACCGCTCGAGCAGGGCAATCACCTCGAAGTGGCGGGTGTGCGGAAACATGTCCACCACTTGGGCTTTGACGACGCCGTAGGCCGGCATCCGTGCAAGGTCGGCGGCAAGGCTGGCCGCGTTGCATGAAGAATAGAGCACTGTGGCCGGCCCGGCGTCGTTGAGCCAGCCCGCCAGCTCGGCGCCGATTCCGCGGCGCGGCGGGTTGACGACGATCGCGTCCGGCAGCCTGCCCTGTGCACCGGCTTGGGCGCGCGCCCACTCGGTAGCGTCGGCCGCAATAAACTGGGCATTCACCTGCGTGCCGGCCACGTCCCGTAGCCGCTCTGCCGCCGCCTGTGCTGCCGCCACGGCCTGCTCTTGTGTTTCCACGCCGACGACGTCCACGCCCCTCGCCGCGAGCGCCAACGCGAACCCGCCCACCCCGCAGTAGAGGTCCCACGCGGTGCTAGTCTCGGCCAGCCATTCGACGGCCCGCGTGTAGAGGGTTTCGGCGCCGTCGGTGTTGGTCTGGAAGAAGGACTGCGGGCGTAGCAAAAGCTCGAGTTCCTGGCCGGCAACCTGCAGGCGCATGGGCAGCACGTCGTCGTCAGAAATCACGATCTCCTCGGGGCCTTCGATAATCGCCTTGCGTTCCGGTTGTACGTTGAGGGAGATGACGCGGGCGGCCGGCACGAGCTCGCGCAGGCGGGCAAGCTTTTTGAATAGCATGCCTTGTATGCCCCGGCGTTTGGCGACGAATCGCACCATAAGCTCCCCGTCCGGCGATTCGGTGATGATGATGAATTTGAGTTCACCGGTGTTGGTACGCGGGTTGTACGGGCTGAAGCCGCACTCGGCGACGAACTGGGCGAGCGCCGGGGTTGCCTCCTGGATGCCGGGTGTGGGGAGGGGGCACTCGCGCAGGTCGTGGCCCACGCCGTCGTGATCAATAATGCCGAGCCGCGGCGAACCGGGCGTGCCCGACACAGCGAGTTTGACCTTGTTGCGGAACACCTCGCGGGCCGACGCGTGCGGTGGCAGCCACTGCGCCGCGAGGATGAGTTCTTCGGCGCGCGCCTGTTTGCGGGCGAGCTGCACGTCTTGCGGGGTGGTGATGAGCGTGCACGAACGGCATTCGGCGGCCGCATAGTAGTGGCAGTCGAGGAGGGGTTCGTGGCCGACGTGGAGGTCGCGGTGCAACAGCATGGGTCTATGTTACGTGCCGCGCGGGCGTTTCTTGTTGGCACGCCGCGTGGGCTCGGCGCGGAGCGGATCCTCCGGCCACGGGTGGCGCGGATAGCGCCCGCGCATGTCAGCCCGCACGTCTTTGTAGGGGCCGGCCCAAAATGAGGCGAGGTCGTCGGTGATCGCGAGCGGCCGCTGCGCCGGGGAGAGCAGCTCCAACGTCACCGGCACGCAGGCAAGTTCCGGCGTTCGCGCCCACCCGAAGGCTTCCTGGATGCGCAACCGCACGGTCGGCTTACCGCTCGAATAGTCCACTTTCGCCGTTCCCATCGGGGTGGCAATCCGCTCCGGGGCAAGCTCGTCAAAGTTCGCGGCCTCCGGCCACGGCAACAACGCCCGCAGCCCGGCCACCAGGTCCGGACACGCGGCGCCCAACTGCGGGGTGAGCCACTCGTCGACGCGCTGCGCCAGCCCGGTATCCGACACGTCCGGCCACGGATCGCCGACGACGTCACGCACAAACGCCATCCGCTCCCGTAGCCGCGTGGCCGACTCACTCCAGTCCAGCGTGCCAATCCCCCGGTTCGCGATATCGTCCGCGCGCGCTCGGGCCACCTGCTGCCGGGTGAGCTTCGCGGGCGCGCTCGCGATCTCGATGGCGCCCAGGGATCGCACGGTCCGCCCGGTGACCTTCGTTCCCGCGACCTCCACTTCGAGGCGCTCGGTCAGCATGTCCGCCCCCGCCTCTAGTGCCGCGTCTTGCTCGATGGGCACGGCCGCGCGGATAACGGCGTCGGCACGCCCCTGCCCGCCGCTCAGTTCGGCGACGGCCAGCCACGGCGAGCCTTCCAGCGGACTCCCATCGGGCAGCGTGGCTCCCGCGCCGTTCGCCAGCAGATATCCGCGCCCACGGCGGCGGGCTATCCACGTGGGATACGCACGCGCGACGACGTCGGCAATCGCCTCATCCTGACTTGCCAGGCTCGCCCCTTGCGTGTTTCGCTTCCCCGCGCCTGAATGTTCTGCGCCCGCTTCAGCGCTCAGATGCTCTGCGCCCAGACGCTCAGCGCCCAGATGCTCCGTAGCGATCGTGGCGAGCCGCCGCTTTTCGGCCGTCCATTCCCGGTTCTTCCCGGCGCCGCGCAGTTCAGCGGCAAGGTCGGAGCCTGCCGCCCGCACGCCGAGATTCAGCAGCGCGATGACGCCCGCGGCGGTATCCACGCCCACGGCTCGAGCGCCTGCGATCAGTCCGCGCGCCAGCTGCGGGGAGGCCGGCACGTCGACAAGCGCGCGGCCAGCGGCAGTGATCGCGCCGTCGTCGTCAATTGCGCCCAGGCCGCGCAAGGTGCGCTCGGCGGCGTCAACGGCAGCCGGGCGCGGCCGGTCGAGGAGCCGCAAGCCGTCCATTCGAGGGTTGCCCCACGCCGCCGACTGCAACAGCACATCCGTCACGTCCGCACACAGAATCTCCGGCTCAGAAAACTCGGCCGCCGGCGCGAATGCCAAACAGCGATACGCCCGCCCCAGCCCTTCGCGTCCAGCTCGCCCGGCCCGCTGGGTCATCCGTGCACGCGACGCATGGACCGTCACCAGCTCGGAAATCCCCGTGCGCGGATCAAACCGCGGCTCACGCGCCAAACAGGAATCGACCACGGTCCGCACGCCCGGCACCGTCAGCGAAGATTCGGCCACCGCCGTCGCCAAAATAATCCGGTCCTCGGCGCTGCCCAGAACGGCGTCCTGGTCGCGCGAACTCAACTGGCCATGCAGCGCCATCACCGGCAGCGGCGCGCCCGCAAGCAGCTGGCGCACCCGGTTAATCTCCCCCACGCCCGGCAGGAACACGAGCGTGGAGCCCGGCCTCGCCGCCGCCTCGCGAACCACACCCGCAACATGGGCCAAAAACTCGCGGGTCACGGTAATCCCATAGCCGACGTCGCCGAGCGCCCGCGGGCCAAGTTTCTCCGTCACCTCCACGGGGTGGATCGCGCCCGGCACGTCCACCACCGTGCCGCCGATGAGCTCGGCCACCTGCTCGGCCGCCAACGTGGCCGACATGGCCACGATCCGCAGATCCGGTCGCAGGGTTTCCTGCACGTCGAGGGCAAAGGCGGTGACGAGATCGGTGTCGAGGTCCCGTTCGTGTATTTCGTCGATGATGAGCGCGCCCACGCCCGGCAGGTCCGGTTCGGCGTGCAGCATTCGTAGCACGACGCCGGGCGTCACCATCTCAATCCGCGTGCCAGGTTTCGTTTCCCCGCGCACCCGGAACCCAACCTGCCTGCCCACCGGCTCACCGATCAGCGCCGCGATCCTGCGTGCCGCAGCCCGGGCCGCCACCCTGCGCGGCTGCACGACGATCACCTTCCGGCCGGCCGCACCCGCCGCGCCCGAAGCAGCAGCGCCCGCGGCGGTGGTTCCATCCCCGCCAGCGTTACGATCCACACCCACGACACCGGCCAGCACACCGGGGCTCGCCGACCCCACGGCGTCGTCGGCAAGTATCTTGGCGAACAGCGGCGGCACGAGAGTTGTTTTGCCGGAACCGGGCGGAGCGGTGACCACCACGTTGCCGGTCTGCGCCGCGATATCCGCGAGCCCCGCAGCGACCGGTAAATCCGGCGGACGGGCGATGAGGCGGTCAGTCAACGTTCGCGAGCGCCGCGAGGACGCGTAGGGACGTGGCTTTGACCTGCGCGAGGTCGTGGCCGGCGTCGAGGAGTTTGAGGCCGGCGTCGAGCATCGAGCGGGTCATGCGGGAATTGATCGTGGCCTGCTCGGGAGTGAGTTCTTGCCACAGTTCCATAATGTTGCGCGCAAGCTCTTGGTGGAAATTCATCACTGCACCCGAGCGTGCCTGGATTTCCTCGCCGGTGGCCGGATGCTCCGGCTTCTTCCCGCGGCCGGCTCCCACGGTGAGCACGTCAACCATCCACTGATGGCCGGCCTCCGCGCCAATATCCAAGCTGAGACTGATGAGTGTTTCGAGGCGTTCGTAGGGTTCGTCGTGCTCAGCGATCGCCTGCTCGAGGCGTTCCACCCAACCCGGAATATAGCGCTCTAACACGTGTACTCGCAGGTCGTCCACAGAATCGACGTAGCGATAGATCGAGTTGCGGGCAATTCCCGCAGCCTTGGCCACCACGCCCGCCGTGAGCGCCGACGGGCCTTCGTTACGCAGCACATCCTCCGCGCTATCCACCAGCTTTTCGAACATCATCGACTTGTGCTCGCGTACCGACGGCGCAGAAATCTTCGGGCTCATGTGCTCGCTTCCCTTCCCTGCTCGCAAAAGATTTCCCCTCCATGCTACCTATCCGGCAGGCACGTCCGGGCAATCTTAGCGATCTTCGTCTTGGGTGGCGTCGCTATCTTTCACCCCGTCAGCGCCCGCATCCCCGTCAACGACGACGTCCGCATCCCCGTCAACGACGGCGTCCGCATCCCCGTCAACGACGACGTCCGCATCCCCGTCAACGACGGCGTCCGCATCCTTCGCGACCTCGGCGGCCACCATCGCCTCGACCTTCGCCGCGCGCCGGGCAGCCGCCCGCTCCTTCGCGCCTTCGACCAGGCGGTACAGCACAGGCAGCAGAACGAGCGTGAGCAGCGTCGACGTTATAAGTCCGCCGATCACCGTGATCGCCAGCGGCGTGGAGATGAACCCGGTTGCCGATGATACGCCGAGCGCCATCGGGGTCATCGCTGCAATGGTTGCCAGCGACGTCATGACCACCGGCCGCACCCTGCGCATCGCACCCGCATGCACCGCCTCGCCGAGTTCGTAGCCGCGCTCGCGGTACTGGTTCATGAGGTCTACGAGCACCACCGCGTTGGTCACCACGATGCCGGTGAGCATGAGCAGGCCGATCATCGCCGACAGGTCGAGCGGCGTATCCGTGAGCAGCAGCGCGCCGAAGGAGCCGATGGCCGCGAACGGGATTGCCACCAGCAGCAACGCGGGTTGCACGAGCGACTTGAAAATCCACACGAGCACCACGTAGATGAGCAGAATGGCCGCGGCAATCGCGTAGATGAGCTGTTCGAAGGATTCGGCCAGCTGCTCCGCTGAACCTCCCACGATCGTCACCGCGCCGTCCGGCAAGTCCACGTCGGCCAGCGCTCGCTCCACCGCCGCACTCGCCTCGCCCAGGTTATCCGTGGCAACGGGCGTTGCCGATACCGTCGCCGTCGTCTGCCCGTTAATCGTGACGATGGTCGGAATCGAGCCGACCTCCTCGATCTGTGCGAACGCCGCGATCGGCTGGCCCATGATCGTCATCGCGCGCAGCTCGTCCACGCTCGTCACCGGGTCGTTGATCGACAGTTTGATCGCCGTATCCACGTTGTCAATCGCGATCGTGCCGATTTCCGGCTCCACCATTTGGGCGGCGATCATGCCGACGACGTCGTTCTCCGTCAGCCCCACCGCTGCCACGGCGTCGCGATCCACGGTGACCTGCACGGCCGGAGCCTCGGCGGCAAGGTTGTGTTCCACCGCCTTGACCTCAGCTAACTCGGCGAGCGCCGCCTGCACGTCGTCCGTAGCCTGCGCCAAAGACTGCGGATCGGGGGCCGTAATGTTGACGTCAATCGTGCCGCTTCCGAGCATCCCTTCCGTCGAGGTCGTCAGCGCACCCTCGCCTGCCACCGCGTCGCCGGCGGCCTGGAGCGCGTCGGTAATCTGGTCGACGTCGGCGTCCTCGTCGATACTCACGAAATAGGAAATCTGCGGCACGCCGGTCATCGGGTTCGCCCCGATCAGCGTGCCGATCGTGTTCGTGCCCGGCACCTCGCTCAGCGCCTGCTCCACCTCGGCGGCGGCCTCCACCTGCGCCTGCGTGGACGAGCCCGGCTCCACCTCTTGGGTGAGCGAGATCGAGCCCTGGTTTGCGCTGCCCAGCAGGTTGATCTTGAGTAGCGGGAACATCGCCACCGACGCCCCGAGGATCACGAGTGCCACCAGCAGCGTGACCACCGGGCGTTTTTGCGTGCCGCGCAGTACGGGTTCGTAGGCGCGGCGCAACCAGTAGCGTTCCTCTTTGCGCCGGGCCACCTGCTGATATTCCTCGAGCTCACCGGTGCGCTGGGCAACGAGCGCTGCCTTCGCCGGCTTCAAGAACCAGTAGGCGAGCACGGGCACAATCGTTAGTGCCACGAGCAGCGACGCCGCGAGCGCAATCACCACAGTGAACGCGAATGGGCGGAACAGTTCGCCCACGAGCCCGGGCACCAGGCCGATCGGCACGAACACGATGAAGGACACGATCGTCGAGGCGGTGATCGCCGAGGAGACTTCTCGTACGCCGTCGAGCACGGCGTCGCGCTTATCCTTCCCGTAATCCAGGTGGCGTTTAATGTTTTCGATGACGACGATAGAGTCGTCCACCACGCGCCCGATCGACAGGGTGAGCGCGGCGAGCGTGAGCATGTTGAGCGAGTATCCGCCCACGTACATGCCGATGAATCCGGCGAGCAGCGAGAGCGGGATCGAGATCGCCGTGACCAGTGTGGAGCGCACTGAGAAGAGGAACACGAGGATCACGAGCACCGCGAAGATGAGGCCGAGCAGGCCTTCTTGCGCGAGCGACTCAATCGAGCCGGTGATGTAGGGCGCCTGGTCGAACAGCATGGTGAATTCGGTGTTGCCGCCCACGGACGGCGCGAGCCTGTCCAGCGCGTCGCCTACCTCGGCGGAGGTGTCCACAATGTTCGCGTTTGCGGTGGGGAAGATGACGATCGCGATGGCGTCTTCGCCGTCGATGCGCCCGACCATGTCGCGAGCGCCGTCGGTGAACTCCACTTGGGCGATCTCGGATAGCGGGTAGACGGTGGCTGGCTGACCGGCCTCGGTGTCGCCGGCGACGATGGGAATTGCGCGCAGCGCTTCGATGGAGTCGAGTTGGTTGCCGACCGTGACGTCCTTGGCCTGCCCGCCCTCGACGAGCGTGCCCACGGGGACCGATAGCCCGTTGTCGTCGAGCGCCTTTTCGATGGCGTCCGGGCTGATCCCCAGCTCGGCCACACGCTCGGCGTTCAGCGTGATGGAAATGTTTTGTTCCGGAGCGGCGATGAGCTCGGCCGAAGCGACGCCGCTAATCTTTTCCAGCTCGGGCATGACCGTGTTGCGGATCCGCTCCGCCGTCTCCAACGGCGTTCCCTCCGACGTGATCGCCACATACGCCAGCGGAATATCCGAACTTCCGCCCGCAATCACCTGGTAATCGGCGTTCTCGGGGAAGTTCTCATCGGCCCGGTTAATCGCAAGTTCCACGCGGTTTGCCGCCCGGGCGACGTCGGTTCCGTAGTCCAGTTCGATGGTGACGAAGGAGACCGACGACGACGAACGGGTAGTCGTGTTCGCCACCTCCGGAATCGTCATCACGCGCTGTTCGACGGGGATCGACACGCGGTCACGCATCTGCTCCGAGGTTGCTCCCGGGCTCACCGTGAGCACATTGATCACTGGCAGCTCGATGCGCGGGATGAGCTCTTGGCGAAGCAACCCCACACAGAACGTTCCGAGCACGGCAATAACAATGGACACAAGCGCAACAAACGCGCGGTTCTTGAGTGAACCTTCCGAAAGCTTAAACATGAAAACCTCGCTGTCGATACCGTTCTAGCCTACGCCTTGGCCACCGCCATGGCCATAGTGCTCACATTTGGTTTCTTTCCACCACCTACCTTTGAAACAATTGCGCCATGACGTTTATCGACTGGGCACTTGAGCAGGCCGTGAAGCATCCGAAGTTGGAAGGCGCGTTTGTGAGCGCCAGCGGCGAATGGCTTGACGTGCTGCTTCCCGACGGGCGAGCATTCCGCTTCCGCCCGGGTGCCCTCATCAAGTCGGACGCCCCACTTGAGCAGCGCACGGTGTTGCTGGATCGCCTGATCGACGTCGGCGTGGAGCAAGCCGAAGAATCACGCGTGCTGGAGGCCGCCGACGAGCCGGGGGACGGCGTCGTCGCAAACAAACCGGCGGACTCGTCTGGTGGCCGAGATGAGGAAAGCGGCGGAGAACGGACGGGCGAAGGCGGCGGCGAGTCTGGAAGCGAATCCGGCGTCGGGCAGCCTCAGGACCAGGGCGAGGCGCCCATTTTCCCGATCGTGCGGGCGGCCGACTATTTTTTGGCCTCGCATCGCGGTTCTGACTCGATGGTCTACTTGCCGATCACGGATTTTCTTGCCGTGGGTATCGCGCACGACTATCCGGATACGATCGAGCCGATCTACTATTCGCAGCTCGAGGATTCCGATGCGGACATCGGCGAAGTGGTGTCCGAGGCGGTTAACAGGCTGCGGCAGGCGGCTGGGCGCAGGAGTCAGAGCGTCGAGATTGAGGTGACCGAGATTGCGGGCGCGCGCGTCATGTCGTTCTTGCAGCCGGCGAACTACGAGGTGTCGTGGTTCGTGGACGTTGAGATGACCATGCATATCGCCGAGCGGATTTCCGAACACCGGCCCGACGACATTCCGCTGTTCGTGCCGGCGTCGAGGTCCAAGCTGTACATCGTATTTGCCGACGACCCGCATTTGACTGATTTCTTTGAGTTTTTGCTTGATCAGCGGGATGCGAGCGACGTCGTCTATCCGCTTCCGCACACGGTGGCCGAGGATGGGTGGCTCGAATGGCAGCCCTTCCCCGGGTCGCGCCTTGCCGACGTGCTGGCGAACCTGCGCAACCACTACCGGCAAAAGATTTATCGCGCCCAGCTCGACGTCATCTCGCAGTGGCCGCACGTGGGGGCCGTGACCTCGTTCGATATTCGGCGGTTGACGAGCGGGGAGCGCGTGTCTGTGACCACGTGGGATGCCAGCAACGACCACGGCACGATCCCGAAGACGGACTTCGTCACGTTCACGCGCCGGCCGTCCCCGCATCCGTGGGAGGATGTTACGCCTGTGAATATTACGGTGCGCACGCACGTGGCACGTGAACTGTGGCCGGCCGGTTTTTCTGACGATACGAACGTGTGGCCGCCGCGCTACACGATCACCGGTTTCCCCGATGATGACACGCTGCTCGCGCTGAAGGGTGCCACCGACCGCCAGTTCTAGGGCGAAACGGTGCGCCGTCTTTTGGAGTCATAATCAGTGGCTGCCGGGGCTTGTACTCGGTAAGCTGCGCCTAACTAGCTCGACCTTTTTCGTCAGAATCAAAAGCTCTTTTTGCCCGAAAATAGCGAACCCAGAACAAGATGATGGCGACCACGCATGTCGCCATAGAAAACACTAAAGAATCGAACGAAACCTTATAACGAGGATCAACATACTCTACAACTGCGCCAATGGAGGCAATAACCCCCGCGGCGAGAATTGCGCATCCCATCAGGAGAGCCGGCGTTGCTGTGGCTCTCTGAACTCGGTACCAATTCTCTTCGGATTCCATCGCGTATGGCGTCCGCGTCCCCATCAATTCGTTAGGGCGAATTTGGTCTTTCCTCATTCGCCGTCCGATAACGATCACAAAGGCGCCGCCTCCAACCATAACTACTCCGTTCAACAGGCAGAACACTAGTTCAACGACGCCCACGGTTCAGATCACCTCGCCCTCGATCGTCATCGACCTTGGATTTTATGGGAAAAGTCTATATCGAGAGCTGCTTTGCGATCTCGAACTTCGGGAAAGAGACGCGCCAAGATTGATGGCGGAGCAGGCGGCGCGAAACCCCACAATGTCGAGAAAACGAGAGAGCCCACGACGGGGCTTGTACTGGGCACACTCCGCGTAACACATGAGAAAACGGCCGTTTTCATGCTTTTTCGCAATGAGATTACGCCTGGTCATGTGTTACGCGGACATGGCCAGGTATCCCCGCATCAAACACCCGATATGCCACGCCATTAGACTTACATTTTGTCCGCTAACGCCGAAACGAAGACTCGCGACATCACGCGAGAAGCTGCGCCGACTCTTGAACTCATAATCTGCTGCCGGATAGATTATGACTTAGCGTTTAAGTCATAATCAGCGAGGGAGGTGTGTATGAGCTGGCCGCTAGTTAGTTACGAGGAACAAACGTGGCAGGGGCCGACGTCGTGGATTCCGCGCTCGCAAGAACTAGCACGCTCGCGCGCTCGTTACACCTCGGCGATTCCCGCAGAGATTGCGCAGGCTACCCCTGCCATCGACGATAACCTCGCGCAGCTTTTGGAGTCTGCGACGTTGGAACTGTCTCGCTTTGACGCTGAACATGGTCATCACCTGCATGGGTTTGGCCCGCTCCTCCTGCGGTCAGAGGCCAGTTCATCTTCACGTATTGAGAACCTCACGGCGAGCGCAC from Trueperella bialowiezensis encodes the following:
- a CDS encoding efflux RND transporter permease subunit, with translation MFKLSEGSLKNRAFVALVSIVIAVLGTFCVGLLRQELIPRIELPVINVLTVSPGATSEQMRDRVSIPVEQRVMTIPEVANTTTRSSSSVSFVTIELDYGTDVARAANRVELAINRADENFPENADYQVIAGGSSDIPLAYVAITSEGTPLETAERIRNTVMPELEKISGVASAELIAAPEQNISITLNAERVAELGISPDAIEKALDDNGLSVPVGTLVEGGQAKDVTVGNQLDSIEALRAIPIVAGDTEAGQPATVYPLSEIAQVEFTDGARDMVGRIDGEDAIAIVIFPTANANIVDTSAEVGDALDRLAPSVGGNTEFTMLFDQAPYITGSIESLAQEGLLGLIFAVLVILVFLFSVRSTLVTAISIPLSLLAGFIGMYVGGYSLNMLTLAALTLSIGRVVDDSIVVIENIKRHLDYGKDKRDAVLDGVREVSSAITASTIVSFIVFVPIGLVPGLVGELFRPFAFTVVIALAASLLVALTIVPVLAYWFLKPAKAALVAQRTGELEEYQQVARRKEERYWLRRAYEPVLRGTQKRPVVTLLVALVILGASVAMFPLLKINLLGSANQGSISLTQEVEPGSSTQAQVEAAAEVEQALSEVPGTNTIGTLIGANPMTGVPQISYFVSIDEDADVDQITDALQAAGDAVAGEGALTTSTEGMLGSGTIDVNITAPDPQSLAQATDDVQAALAELAEVKAVEHNLAAEAPAVQVTVDRDAVAAVGLTENDVVGMIAAQMVEPEIGTIAIDNVDTAIKLSINDPVTSVDELRAMTIMGQPIAAFAQIEEVGSIPTIVTINGQTTATVSATPVATDNLGEASAAVERALADVDLPDGAVTIVGGSAEQLAESFEQLIYAIAAAILLIYVVLVWIFKSLVQPALLLVAIPFAAIGSFGALLLTDTPLDLSAMIGLLMLTGIVVTNAVVLVDLMNQYRERGYELGEAVHAGAMRRVRPVVMTSLATIAAMTPMALGVSSATGFISTPLAITVIGGLITSTLLTLVLLPVLYRLVEGAKERAAARRAAKVEAMVAAEVAKDADAVVDGDADVVVDGDADAVVDGDADVVVDGDAGADGVKDSDATQDEDR
- a CDS encoding SdpI family protein, whose translation is MGVVELVFCLLNGVVMVGGGAFVIVIGRRMRKDQIRPNELMGTRTPYAMESEENWYRVQRATATPALLMGCAILAAGVIASIGAVVEYVDPRYKVSFDSLVFSMATCVVAIILFWVRYFRAKRAFDSDEKGRAS